Within the Bacillota bacterium genome, the region GCGTGGCTTGCAAATGATGCGCGACTATCTGGTTCTGGTAGGTGCTATCCCGGCGGCTGTCTTGGCGTTGCTGGCTGATGGCTTGCTAGGATGGTTGGAGTACTGGGTTACACCGAAAGGATTAAGGCTTCTGCAACAAAAAAGCCAGTAAGAAAAAAGGGGGAGCCGAAAGTGCCGCAAAAAATATTAAGAGCGGCAATCTTATTTTTGGTCATCACGGTGCTTGTTAGTGGTTGTGCTACCAAGAATCCGTCAACGGAAGACAACGCAGACAAATTGGAGAAATCCCAAGCAGCCAAACCGGGGGATGGGACACCGGTACGTGTTGGTTCCCAGGGCTACGCGGAAGTTGAGATTCTGGCCGAAATGGTTAAAGCCATGATTGAGGAGCGCACTAATCACCCGGTGGAGCATATCAAGAATCTGGGCGGTGAGTTCCTAACGCAAAAAGCCACGGTCAAAGGGGATCTAGATTTCTTCTTAACATTCACCGGAACTCAGTTTCTGGGCACATTCCAGCAAAAAGTCACACCGGAGTGGCGCGATCCGGATAAAGTCTGGCAATACGTTCACGATCACATGCTGACAGACTTTGGGCTCCACACATTTCCTGCCTTTGGTTACGACAACATCTGGGCCATGGCAGTGAGACGAGAGACGGCGGAAAAGCTCAATTTGAAGAAGATTAGCGATCTTAAGGCTCAGGCAGGAGAAATGCTCTTGGGTACCGACCCGACATTTCCCGACTACCCCGGTCAGGGGTACAAGGAACTCTGTGCTACCTATGATTTCAAGTTCAAGAAGGTAGTTCCTATGGATCTGGGACTGTTGTACCGGGCACTAAAAAATGCTGAAGTAGATGCAGCAGTAGTTTACTCCACTGACGGACGTAATAAAGCTACGGATCTTGTTTTGCTTGAAGACGACCAGGGATTTAACCCGCCTTATTATTCCATTACCGCTGCTCGTCGGGATTTCCTCGACAAGTATCCCGAAATAGAAGAAGCGGTCAAACCCTTGGGCGGAATTATCACTGACGTAGATATGATAGACCTTAATGCTAAAGTAGACGTGGAGCAACAAGATGCGGCTAAGGTAGCACGCGAGTTTCTCCGGGCCAAAGGTCTGATAAAGTAAGGTCTGATAAGGCAGCAAATATTCCCAGGTGTGAAGACACACCTGGGAATATTTGTTAGGCTGATCAGTTAAACAGATGAGGAATCCTGAAACAGTCGTCACAGCAT harbors:
- a CDS encoding glycine/betaine ABC transporter substrate-binding protein: MPQKILRAAILFLVITVLVSGCATKNPSTEDNADKLEKSQAAKPGDGTPVRVGSQGYAEVEILAEMVKAMIEERTNHPVEHIKNLGGEFLTQKATVKGDLDFFLTFTGTQFLGTFQQKVTPEWRDPDKVWQYVHDHMLTDFGLHTFPAFGYDNIWAMAVRRETAEKLNLKKISDLKAQAGEMLLGTDPTFPDYPGQGYKELCATYDFKFKKVVPMDLGLLYRALKNAEVDAAVVYSTDGRNKATDLVLLEDDQGFNPPYYSITAARRDFLDKYPEIEEAVKPLGGIITDVDMIDLNAKVDVEQQDAAKVAREFLRAKGLIK